The genomic segment ATCCagttcagcttcagctcgtgctctccgttccgttcaaatTTACTAACTACTAACTAAgtgtttgaataaaattgttttttttttaaactacaTGGTTATCCACCAACCATAACTGGCGCAGTCGGCAGTTCGCTTCGCGGCTTCGGTTAACATAAATCTCCGTAAAAGTGAAAGTggtgcaatcgaatcgatcgataacaGTAAATCACGGACTCTTGTGTTTTTATCCGATGTTTTCACCATCCCGAGTGTACGCATCATCCACCAACTTGTGTGtgatttgtgataaaaatcaatttccgtaAACTTTCTGTGCATCACCACTGACGCTAACGTGCAATCGTTtcgcggattttttttaattttttttgtgactttATCCGGTGTCTTTTCACCATCACGTGTGTATTCACCATCCACCAATTCGTGTGTGACTTGTGATAAAATTTACCGATTCCCGTGAACTTTCAAGTTCAAGAAGTGACCTTTACTCTCAAAAACAGTACGAACGCTGAATAATCGAAAGAAAGTGCTCAACCCGTAGCGTGGAAAATACGTGCCCGTCCCGTGACATATTTTTCCATTGGAGAAGActcaacaaacaataaaaagtaaTCCGTCATCGCATGCCAAAATTCACCCCTTACATTAAAGTAAAAGCGAGGAAACTAATCCCCGGTAAGAAAATGGCGCATGACAATCAAACCGTAGATTTCCAGGCGTTCTATGAGAAGGTTGTAAACCTTGAACACCAAGTGGAATTACTACAAATTGAAAACTCTAACCTTCGGATGCAAAACATAGCACCCGTACAAGCAGGAACCGATATTTTTAGGATTCCTGATCCGATTAAACAACTTCCAACTTACgatggaaataaaaaacaattgaatgcatggcTAACAACAGCTACTAACACTCTCAATCTGTTCAGAAACAGAGTAACTCAGGAAGCAATGGCGATGTATGAGCAAATAATCATTAACAAAATAGAAGGAAAAGCTCGAGATACTATCTGTGCCAATGGCAATCCGACAAAGCTAGAGGATGTTGCTGAAATCCTTAAAGCTGTGTATGGTGACAAATCCGACATAGCAACGTACCAAACACAATTGTGGTCCATACGAATGGAGGACTCAATTCACCTTTATTAcaggaaagtgaaagaaatccttcaaaacatgaaaacccTGTGTAGACAGAACGAATTATTTGTTCGCACATGGGAAGGAATAAGTGTTTACTTGGAGCAAGAAGCTTTTGCAGCTTTCATAAACGGTCTAAACAAACAATACTTTGGACACGCACAAGCATCCAAACCTAAAGATTTGGAAAGTGCATATGCTTTCTTACGTAAGTTTCAAAATGCTGAAACTACAAAGCACCGTACTAACACAGAATTTGTTAAATCGGGCAATAGCAATCACAATCCAAAATATTCTTATAACAAGAATATCggaaaaccaaatcaaaataCACAACAAAACTTTCAACCAAATCAAACACCCAAAGTAAATCCAAACtttaacaaaccaaaaacttCTGATAGACAGAAAGTTGTTCCAATGGAAGTGGACGCTTCCATGCGGTCCCGCCAACCTAATTTTTACAGTCATGAGGTTAAAGATACAACACCATCATACAATGAAAAAGATTACTCAtctgatgaaaatgatgaatgtGAAACAATTTCAGAACCtgaatcaaattttcagaTGGTTACTTTAAAAGACTCACCGAGGTAAATGCTATCAATGGTCTACCTTATATTGAAATAAACTTACCTAAcaataaaattggaaaaatactAATTGATAGTGGAGCCAACAAAAAATTTATTTCACCAGATTTAATTCCAgatgaatggaaaatagaATGCAAACCGATTAAAATAACTAACAAATCAGGAACGCATTCTGCGGACATGATTTTCAGAATAAAACTGTTTGAATCAGAAATCGtaccattttatttatttaaatttcataaTTATTTTGATGGAATTCTTGGTTATGAAACTTTGTCAAAAATAAAAGCCAAAATGGATTTTGACAGATGTAAActaataattaaaaacaaaacagtaaaTATGAAAATTCGTAAACTAGGCGAATCTGACAAAATCACCGTTAATGCACATTCAATAACAACAATTAATATGCCTGTTCCTCAAAATAATGGAGACGTACTTTTGGCAAATGATAAACCAATCCATACAGCTGTCATACATTCTGGAATTTACAATTCAAAGAATGGATATGCTAAAGCTATTATTGAAAATTTTGGAGAAGAATTCTCATTTTATTGGGATTACCCTACCAAAACATACCCTATGTCTGATTTTATTGAGTACAATCATACAACATGTAAATCAGAATTAAATTGCAACATGCATGACATCCAAAACATAATACGcatgaatcatttaaatgagcatgaaaaatcaaaactctTGTCAGtattgaaaaaatattccaCCGTTATCCAAAAGACTAACGAAAAACTGTCTTGTACAActaacataaaacatacaattaacACAACGGATGACATTCCAATACACACTAAAACCTATCGATATCCGCAAATACATAAAGCAGAAGTAGACAAACAGATAGATCAAATGCTAAAAGATGGTATTATCCAACATTCCATTTCACCATGGACATCACCTATCTGGGTTGTACCAAAGAAAAGTGACGCAAGCAGAATTAAAAAATGGCGTGTTGTCATTGATTATCGAAAactaaacgaaaaaacaattgATGATAAATTTCCTATACCAAATATTGAAGAAATTCTTGATAGACTTGGAAGAAGTATGTACTTCACCACTCTTGATTTGAAATCAGGATTTCATCAAATAGAAGTTGATGAAAAAGATAGACAAAAAACAGCTTTTAATACTAATAAAGgacattttgaatttattagaaTGCCTTTTGGACTCAAAAACGCCCCAGCTACATTCCAAAGAGCTATGAACAGTATCTTAAATGAACTAATTGGTTCATGTTGCTTAGTTTATTTAGATGATATAATCATTTTTGGCAGTTCATTACAATAACAATTGGAAAATCTTGATAAAGTATTAAAGAGATTaacaaaagcaaatttaaaaattcaattgGATAAATGTGAATTTCTCCAACGCGAATGTGAATTTCTTGGACACATTGTAActgaaaatggaattaaacCAAACCCtaataaaatcgaaaagatcATTAACTGGCCAATTCCAAAAACtacaaagcaaataaaaggATTCCTTGGAATTCTCGGATATTATCGAAAATTCATTAAAGATTTTGCAAAATTAACTAAACCACTTACAAAATGCTTGAAAAAAGATTCCAAAATAATACACAATGAGGAATTTATAACATGCTTTGAAGAATGCAAGATACTACTTACAACAGATCCTATTCTTAGATACCCTGACTTTGATAAAAAGTTTATCTTAGAAACAGACGCAAGTGACTTTGCTTTAGGAGCAGTTCTTTCTCAAAAATTTACAGATGGTAAAGAACATCCAATCTGTTATGCTTCAAGAACATTGAATGAAACAGAATGCAGATACTCTGCAACAGAAAAAGAACTTTTAGCCATCATTTGGGCAACAAAACATTTCAGACCTTACCTATATGGAAGAAAATTTGAAATCAGAACTGATCACAAACCACTCATTTGGTTAAGACAAAAGAACGATCTCAACAGAAAGTTACTTAATTGGAAACTTACACTCGAAGAATTTGAATTCGATATAACCTATAAAAAAGGCATACTGAATAACAATGCTGATGCACTATCACGCATGCCTACTGATCAACAATTAACCACTAACTCTCAAACATCCGAAATTCTTGAAATCAACAATAATTCAACTGATGATAATATGACACAACATAGTGCAGATactgatgataatgattttattaaaaatacaataaaaccTCTTAATGATTTTAGACATCAACTcgttttaataaaatcaaacgaacACAGTCGTCAATTCGAAActatttttccaaattatcACAGGACAACTATAAAAAGACTTGTATTCAGTCCTGCTGTATTAATTAATATTCTTAAAGAAGAAACATCTCCAAATCACGTAAATGGATTATATTGTAGCAAAGAAATACTAAGACCTCTACAAATCATTTACAAAAATTACTTTTCACGTGCAAAAGCTCTTAAAATCTTCTGGAcagaaaaaatgttaattgaTATTCCCGAAGAAGATGAACAAGACCAAATAATTCAAACTCAACACAACTCAAATCACAGAGGAATTATagaaacacagaaacacatctcgttaaaatattttttcccGAAGATGAAATCAAAAGTTACAAAATTCATCAACCTATGTAAACTAtgtcaaaaatcaaaatacgAACGACATCcgtataaattaaaatttctaaTTACTGAAACACCGTCGAAACCTCTAGAAATTGTCCATATGGATATATTTATAATCAGCGAGAAACATTATCTAACGTTTTGCGATAAATTCTCAAGATTAGCAGCCGCGTTTCCAATAAGAACAAGAAATAGTATTCATGTATTAAATGCAATATCAAAGTTCTTGTCACAAATAGGTAAACCTACACTAATTGTAACAGACAATGAACCAGCTTTTACGTCTTCTACAATAAGATCTTTTCTCGAAGAAAATCTCATTAACTACCATTTTACAAGTATTCTCCATCGAATCTTGTAATCTTCATCGAAtggaaatattgaaataatacATAGAACACTCAGAGAGATACTTAATATTCTATCAAATAAAGAAAGTACAAAAAATCTTTCAGATAACGCAAGAATGGATATAGCATTATCAATTTATAATGACTCGATTCATTCTCAAACACAAATTACCCCTAGGGAACTTTTCTATGGATTCAGACAAAATGAGCCCCTACCACAAGATTTGAATGAAAGAATaagattaaaagaaaaaatgtttaCAGAATTTGCAAAGAAAATGCACGATTCAAAAGTAAAAGACATTGAGAAAATCAATAGAAATAGGGAAGAACCTGAACCTTTTGACTCAAACGAAACTGTCTTTATCAAAATCAGGAATAATTTGAAACACCAAGAAAGATACAAAGAAGCCAAAGTCAAAGAGAACAAAGATATTCAGATAATTGACAGTAACAAcagaaaaattcataaaacaaaaatcaagcGTAAAAGACAGAAATAATTTACAAATatcttttcgtttatttttcttattATAGAGACAAAGATGAAGAAAGCATCGATTGTTCTATTAATCATCTTATGCAACCAAATCGAAAGCTCCTTCTTGGACAATCAAGATTTAACGAACAACCCTGGAATGTTTGCGATTCAAATAGGAACAGCCCGAATTATTGAAGACTATCATCTTGTTATACACAGATTTGATATTGGCAAGTACGAATCAATAGTACAGCAATATAAAAATATCATATATGAGTtagatgaaaaatttaaaactatCAAAgccaattcaaacaaacaacaaacattagCAGATTCCAAGCAAATATCAGGCATCACAAATATTCTGAAACAAAAATATGAGCAAACCTATTCCATGGTCAGAAATTTCAAACCAATAGCTTCAAAACCTAAAAGAGCTATTGACATCTTAGGAACTGTTATTAAAACAATAACAGGAAACTTAGATCATAACGATTATGTAGACCTATCGAACAAAATTGATGTATTGCGTCTATCCACTAATAAACTAATAACGGAGAATAATGCGCAAATCACAATCAACAGCGAATTCGAGCAACGTCTGAACAACATAACGGATGCAGCAAGAACACAAGCACAGGAAATCCATGATTTCATCCGTTTATCCAACTTCAAATCTAATGATCTAGGTGAAATTCAACAGAAAATTCATTTGCACAATGTCATTTTCAGCCTTGATAACATTAGAGAACAACTTAACGTTATCTTCGAGTCTGTGCAACTAGCAAAACTTGGGATACTATCAAAGGCATTGCTTTTTCCAACAGAAATGAACTTTATAATGAACATACTTTTGGAAGAAGGACTTAAGATAAAAAGTTACGATCAAGCTTACGAGTATTTGGAACCAATAGCAATCCACCACAATCATCAGATACACTTGCTgataaaaattccaaaacttCGATCCGGCAGTTACTCTATGTTGAGAATTGAACCGATtccgatcaatcaatcagtgATACATGTACAATCTAAATACGCTGTTATAAACAAACACGAATCTTATTTAATAGACAAGTTCAACCTTATTGAAGGCGAATACATTCTAAAACAGATCAACCTACAAAATGTTACCAACAACCAATGCGAGCATCAACTGTTCCGTGCCAACCATAGTAAATGTGTATTCACACAACACGATAACTATATGGAAGTTACAATTATCGAAAACTATGGAGTACTTATTAAAAATGCTCAATTAACAACTTTCGAAAACACCTGTGGATACGGCAAAAGAAATCTCACCGGTACATTCTTCGTATATTTCAAAAACTGCACAATTTCCGTTGATAAAACCCAGtatggaaacaaacaaatggaattCGAAGAGCAACCGAAAGTCATACCACTTAATTCCATTGTCATAGAAACAAACGGAATGCACTTCGACGCCTTTCAAAATATGACAAAACTTCATATTGACAACAGAGAAAAAATCACCAAATTAGAATAAACCAATACTACCTTGATCGTACAACACGCAACAAGTCTGTTCATAATAATCATTCTAATTTTACTCACCGCATGGTGCTCTTTATTAAAAATCCACAATCTAAGAAAAAGAGTTACCATCACAGTAAAACCTCAGTTGACCCGAGACGGCTCAATCTAAGGGGGGGGAAGTTATGTGACGAATATTCTTCATCACACCTGTGACAAACATTCACATAACACTACCACCCATTTCACTCAAGTTAACCATTAGCGCGACCACCAAGATCGTCGTAACAATCAGAACGATCTTGCAACAACTGCCGCTTAATGTAAACAACGAGAGAAGCCACGAGCGACGATAACATAAACATCCGCAACGATCGTCGCCCGGGATTATGATCCAGCCAAGGATGACTCACGGGAAAGTACATGAACGATGATGACTCATAGGAAAGTATATGTACCCCAGCACCAACGCCCAGAACGTCATCACCTATCCGGATCAACCAGATCAGTCTTCATCCGACTTTCATCGCATCCagttcagcttcagctcgtgctctccgttccgttcaaatTTACTAACTACTAACTAAgtgtttgaataaaattgtttttttaaaaactacaTGGTTATCCACCAACCATAACTATACAAATACAAACAAATAGTCTAAATGACTCTGTTAACCCTACCTGttaccttaaaaaaaactcactaattttaccctcgtggaccatttggtccatggcGTAATTTCTatggaaatgatttctatGTAAACGATTGAGTTTGGGATGTTTTGCCTTTATAACCAAAAGATATTGAATTATTTAGTTATTGGTATTGGtattttggttttaaatttgTATTAGAAACTATAAACATGTTCTTTTATTATAATATTGGTCCCCAATCCAACTCACACAAACGAATTTGGACGcaaaaagacaaagaaaatCAGACATTATTCAGTCTGTGTTATTTCATGCTAGTGCTTAGACGTACATATTTGTCGTGATGTGTGATTCAAACGATTTAGACAGCAATTTACTGcaagaaaatgattgaattctgCCTAATATTCATACACTcaggaaatttaaaaaaagtaatacTGAAACTGCATATGATTCGGGTGACGAAATTGAGTGTTTCAATgacaaatgtaatgaaaatcacCAAAATCAATAGTGAAAGGTGGATCCGCTATTCGTTGCATGGAAGATTCCTTTGGGGCGATAAACCGTTCCTCGAGCTTATCGGTTCACAACCTCAATATATAATCACAACACTGCCAGGAACAACCCGATTTGCTCCGTCCATTTGATGTTCCGATATATAAtctgcttttaattattttttcctgCGACAATTGAAGAGATTGTGAtcgcaaacaccaacaaaaaaatcctaaaTATTGCGACAGGTAGCAGAATATTGATTCGGCAGTCTTACGAACACACATTGGAATACTTATTCTTGCTAGTGTTCGGTATGCTTCATCTTTTTggtcttttgaaagattatttcaTTGTATTATTTTTCACAAAGTAAAAAATGGAGATGTGCATGGttcgtttgatgcttttttggcCTCTTATTGATTCGTACTATTATGTCGTAAGTGAGATTCAAAAGATTGGAAGAGCATTACGTTTTCATGATGTCGATAGACGAAGACAAAACCGCAACACCGATAAAATCACTCCGATTCGAGATTGCTAGATCGAGAGGTAGAAATTCTAATACAAATTCTAAAATTGCCATGAAAACGTAACAATTAACAAGCAACTAGCGCCATTCAGAGGACGATGTTCTTTTCGGCAGTATAATCCATCCACCCCGGCTAAATAAGGTTTGATGTAATGATCACCGACACTTCAGCTTTATCAGTTGAATTATTGACAATCACtcgatcatcaccttcaccagctcgaCAGTCAGACAATCTCGCCCGGCTCATCACTTTCATCGACCCTGAAGCGTGgtcagtgccggtgctgtaaaAGATAATCCAATATGAAATGTACCGTATGTGGTTTATTTGTGTGAAGAACTAATAGAGAAATGTTATACATCACATGAATCACTGGAAACTACCAACCAATAGCTACTGAATAGCTATATTGTAAGGAAAATGTACTGTGGACCAAATGGTCTACGAGGGTAAAATTagtaacgttttgtttttttcgacccctttcatactttttatgaacttaaatgtatatttatgcttatttgcTGAAAACAGCACCAtattgaaaatttcaagacgATCTGActtttagttttgaagatataacgaaaaaaccaacgaaaaatgaaccaaatggtCCGAAGGTAACAGCAGGATTAGCAACACTTCCGAttgttctctttttccatGTATCCTAGCATTGTGATCAGCGTAGacgcacccaacatcaggccgagcaggaaagttctcgatcgcagcccggatcacgccaccacaacgacgccttcaatgtcgacgaccaccaacagcaacgcagaaaaatgacgtcaTATAGTTACGTAGCCATGCTTCGCCAAGCCGAGGACTCGTCCCAGCAGGTTCCTGTTATCATCCGCCTCGACCAACCGGGCGACCTAACCCTACACCCGGTCCAACTCTACCTACCAGGTAGACGCATCTCCGATCATCGCGTCCAGCACGATCGACAAACCTGGACCGAATATCCTAAAACAATATCCGCTCCGACCCTACGTACCAGGTAGCTAGGAAATTCAGACTAACGCTAGGATCGTCTAGAAATTGGAAACTAGGTTAAATCAttcggtaaaagactaaaataggcccccccactcacggtgagctattGAGTGACcaaaaaatcgctaatttcaacatttttggtaaatagatctttattaaaatatgcggaaacgtaaattaatgtattaaggaagggggaaggggtgaaaaagttacatttaatcagttaaaaagtggttttttcggtcactcagtagctcaccgtgagtggggggcctattttagtcttttaccgcttgttctgtaccaggcgatttcgatggcctcaggcgttcgatgattcatgcgaatttcgaaacttcaactcgttgtttcgaaacgtttcgaaaacaataaacaattcaaaatgacagtttggagtaaaaaaactgtgaattaacttgaattttctgtatcaaaaacgacttaacctttgtaat from the Anopheles aquasalis chromosome X, idAnoAquaMG_Q_19, whole genome shotgun sequence genome contains:
- the LOC126570856 gene encoding uncharacterized protein LOC126570856, whose product is MPKFTPYIKVKARKLIPETKMKKASIVLLIILCNQIESSFLDNQDLTNNPGMFAIQIGTARIIEDYHLVIHRFDIGKYESIVQQYKNIIYELDEKFKTIKANSNKQQTLADSKQISGITNILKQKYEQTYSMVRNFKPIASKPKRAIDILGTVIKTITGNLDHNDYVDLSNKIDVLRLSTNKLITENNAQITINSEFEQRLNNITDAARTQAQEIHDFIRLSNFKSNDLGEIQQKIHLHNVIFSLDNIREQLNVIFESVQLAKLGILSKALLFPTEMNFIMNILLEEGLKIKSYDQAYEYLEPIAIHHNHQIHLLIKIPKLRSGSYSMLRIEPIPINQSVIHVQSKYAVINKHESYLIDKFNLIEGEYILKQINLQNVTNNQCEHQLFRANHSKCVFTQHDNYMEVTIIENYGVLIKNAQLTTFENTCGYGKRNLTGTFFVYFKNCTISVDKTQYGNKQMEFEEQPKVIPLNSIVIETNGMHFDAFQNMTKLHIDNREKITKLE